The sequence AAAGGTATTAAGCTATAGTGAAACACCTTACATCCATAGTAATAGCAGGTTTTATTATACAAGCTATAGCATTTAATACAGCCCTGCCAGCCCAGTCCGTTATAGCTTTCTCTTCCGCATCTTCTTCCGGATGGAGCAGGAATGATATTTTTCAGAACAAAGTTTTTATAGAAAATAAAGGCCAGTTTGATACCCGCCTGCCGAAGTCAGGTGAAGGCATGGGTAAAGATAATTTGCCGTCTGCAATTTCCTATGGAATAATCAGTTCAGGTCAGGAGATCTATTTTTCTTCCAAAGGATTAACATTTCGATATGATATAAGAGAATATTCAAAAGAATTATTAGCTGAGATCGAAAATGAAAAACAGGGAGGGAGAGAAGAAAAGCCCGGTGAGTTTGAACGAAAACTTGAAGAGACTGCAAAGACTACAATTTATGCTGTAAATATGGAGTGGCTGAATGCTAATCCGGATGTTAATGTCCAGGCAGAGGATATTGTTCCTGAATATTATACATACGGAGATGGGAAGGAATTTTATAAAGCAGCTGGATATAAAAAACTGATATATAGAAATCTTTACCCGAATATTGATGTTGAATATATTTTTCATGATGTTTCGACTCCGTTAAACATAACATCGGGAATTAAGTATTCATTGATCCTTCATCCCGGTGCCGATCCTTCAAAAATTCAGATGAAGTATTCAGGTGCTGATAAGATCTATAAGGATGCTGATGGGAATATTCATCTTGTTACCGCTTTAGGTGATATTATTGACCATGCTCCGTTTACCTTTTATGATCTGAAGGGCACAAGCAAATCAAAAAGATCGGTTATTCCTTCAGCTTTCTCTTTAGATAATAATATTGTTTCGTTTACACTAAAGACTTCGGCTTCCCAACAACCAATAACCAACAACCAATTGTCAGCCAAAGCTTCCGCGCAGGGTGAACAATCAACTATTATTATTGACCCCTGGACAGTCGGTGTTACTATGCCTGCTTCCAATAAGGCGCTTGAGGTTGAGAAGGATGCAATTGGCAATGTGTATATTTCAGGCGGTGCCGGAGCGAGCGGAGTTCTTATTGTGCAGAAATTTTCACCAACAGGAGTATTACAATGGACGTATACACCTATACCAAATGGATGTTCCCGTTTTGATGGATATTATGGCAATGATTTGAAGGTTGATGCCCAGGGAAATATTTATTTTGATGGTGGTTCATCGGCCTGTGCCCCGACCGGAAATAAAACCATTATTAAACTTACCCCCGCTGGTACTGTTGTTTGGGTAGGTGATATTGGTGAAGTTGAGCCATACCGCTTGTTGATTGACTGCGGAGTTACAACTTTATATCTTACAGGTTCCTGGGCACCGCGATTACATATTATAAGTCCTGTAACAGGGATCCAGTCAAACATGATGCCTCTTGTATATACTGCAAATGGCACATCAAGTGATGATATGAGAGATGTTATACGTGCTCCCAATGGTAATTACTACGGGGTATCCACAGCGCAACCGGCCAATAATGCGACGGTAAGGGTTTTTAACCCGACTTGGACTCAATTACTTAATGTTCCTGCCGGTTTCAATGTGACCTATTGGTTTGCTTCATATACAGGGCACGCCGCCGCAGGCCAGCCGGCTTCTTTGCATTTAGTTGCAGCAAGCAGGCAATTCCTTTTTGTTACCAATGGTGCTACATTGCAAAAACGCAATTTAACTACAGGTGCACTTATAACCTCTGTAGCCATCCCCGGAGGAACTGCGGTAACAAGTGCAAGTGGTAATTCCGGAATCGTAACAGATACATGCGGCAATGTATATGTGGGAACTCAAAATTCAGTTCGTAAATATGATCCCAATCTTGTATTTATTTCATCTGCAGCTACCACCGCCGCAGTTTACGATCTCTGTTTGGGTATTAACGGAGAAATACTTGCATCCGGTAATGGATTTCTTGCTTCTGTAAACCTTTCAGCTTGTACTCCCGCCGCTTTAAATGTAACCGCTACAGCAACACCAACAGGCAATTGTAACAACGGCAACATTGGTACTGCTACCGCCACAACAACAGGTGGTGACCCTTCCTATAGTTATTACTGGATCCCGGGAGGACAAACAACCCCATCTGTTTCAGGTCTTGGAGCAGGCACCTATAGTGTTATTGTGACGGATATGAATTGCAATAAGGATACAGCTATTGTTACTGTTACATCTGCGGGCGCCCTGGTTGCATCTGTTACCAAAACAAATCTGCAATGCAATGGTGCAGGCAATGGCTCGGCCACAGTTTCCGCTTCAAACGGCACCGTTCCTTATACATACGCCTGGTCAACGGGCAGCACGGCTGCTACAGTAACAGGCTTAAGTGCGATCACCTATTCTGTTACAGTTACCGATGCCAATGGCTGTAAGTCCATCATGCCGGTAAATATTTCACAACCTTCTCCAATCCCATTAGGTATGACTGCAACTGCAACAACCTGTAATAATCCGAATGGTACTTCAACTGTAAGCGCCACAGGTACTTCCGGTCCGTATACTTATTCCTGGTCGAGTGGCAGCTCGGGCACTGCGGCAAATGGATTAAGTGCAGGTATATATACTGTAACTGTTAGGGATGCCGGTGGTTGCAGTCAAACAGCCACTGCAACTATAGCTCCATCCACAAGTCCCGCCGATCCTTCTTTTACACAATCGCCGGGTGGTACTGTTTGTATGGGGACAGCTGTGAATTTTACTCATACCGGTTCTGCAGGCACTTATAACTGGGTTATTTCTCCTATATCACCAACCAATGTAAGCGGTACCACTGCAAATTTTTCGTATACATTTTTAAGTACAGGCACCTATACCGTTAATCATACCGTTACCAATGGTGGTTGTACGAATTCTAAAGCATCAACAGTTACAGTAATAAATTGTACCGCAGGGCCTACAGTTACAGCAACAGGTAGTTCAGTATGTCCGGGCACTTGTGCTGCCGTAACATCAAATGGCGCTGGTGGATCTCCACCTTATACTTATTCCTGGAGTAATAGTGCTACTACACAAAACATAAATCCATGTCCTGCATCAACTACTACGTATACTGTAACTATACGTGATGCCGGAGGGAATACCTCAACCTCTAGTGCTGTAGTTACAGTGAATCCGGCTGTTACAGTAACAACATCCCCGACAAATATCACCTGTAACGGTAGTGCAGATGGGAAAGTAGTTGCCAACCCCGGTACCGGTACATCACCTTATACCTATAGCTGGTCCGCTCCAGGCGGACAAACCACTCAAACTGTTTCCGGGCTTTCAGCAGGAAATTATACGGTTACCGTGACTGACGCAAAGGGCTGCACCGGTACTACTGTAGCAACAATAAGTTCACCTCCCGCCATATCCGGACAATTTACGAAAGGTACTGCCAACTGTATTGGTTGCGGCTGCAAAGAATGGGTAATGATCACCGGTTTGGGTGGTACAAGTCCATACAGCTATTCCTGGTCAAATTCAGGAGGGTATAATCAAAGGTATTTAAATCAAGTTTGTCCCGGCGCTTATTCAATAAGCATTACGGATAAAAATGGCTGCAGCGTAAATATTAATTTGACCACTCCATGACGCTTACTTTGCTTCAAGCGTAATATAGGGGATAAGCATTTCCTCCATTGAAACACCGCCATGCTGGAAAGTATTGCGGTAGTAACTCACATAGTGATTGTAATTATTGGGGTATGCAAAGAACATATCTTCTTTTGCGAATACAAATACGCTGCTTACATGTTGTTTAGGAAGGTAGGCATCAGCAGGGTTGCGGACTTCAAACACATCTTTTTTAACATAATCCATGCTTTTACCTGTTTTGTAACGCAGGTTGGTATTTACATTCCGGTCGCCAACAAGTTTGGAGGCCTCAGTCACCTTAATGGTTCCATGATCGGTGGTGATCACTAAACGGATTTTCTTTTCGGCGAGTTGTTTCATGATATGGTGAAGCGGCGAGTGTTCAAACCAGGAAACGGTAATAGAACGATATGCGCTTTCGTCATTTGCAAGTTCCCGTATCACTTCCATTTCGGTGCGGGCATGTGACATCATGTCCACAAAGTTGTATACAATTATATTCAGTTTGTTTTGCAATAAATTTGAAATGTTTTCTGCCAGTTTTTTACCAGCGGCAAGGTTGGTTATTTTGTTGTATGAAAATTTTATGTCTTTGCCCCAGCGTTTTAGCTGGGCCGCCATCAGTTCTTCTTCGTGCAGATTTTTTCCACCTTCTTCTTCGTCATTCAGCCATAAATCCGGAAACATTTTTTCAATTTCAGATGGCATTAAACCCGCGAACAAGGCATTGCGTGCATATTGTGTAGCGCTGGGCAAAATACTTGAAAAGATCTCTTCGTTTTCAACCCGGTAATATTCATTCACAATAGGTTGTATCATTTTCCACTGGTCGTAACGCAGGTTGTCGATGAGCATTACAAATACAGGGCCTTCCTTTTCAAGCAGCGGAGCCAAACGGTTTTTTAAAATGGTATGCGAAAGCAGGGGAGGGTTTTTGTCTTTTCCGTTCAGCCAGTTTATATAGTTATTCTCAATGAACTTGCCGAATAGCTTATTGGCTTCGGTTTTCTGCATAGCCAGTATTTCAGCCATGCTGGGATCTTTGCTTTTGTCTAATTCAAGTTCCCAGAATACAAGCTTCTTATATACTTCGCACCATTCATTAAAATTAAGCCTGTCACTCAGGCTCATGCCAATGTTGCGAAAATCCTGCTGGTAACCCGAAGTTGTTTTTTCACTTATGAGTCGTTTGTTGTCGAGCGTTTTTTTGAGAGAAAGCAGTATCTGCTTGGGATTGACGGGTTTTATAAGGTAATCTGATATTTTCGAGCCGATAGCGTCTTCCATTATGTGTTCTTCCTCACTTTTGGTGATCATCACAACAGGAAGTTCGGGCTTGCTGTTTTTTATTTTTGTAAGTGTTTCCAGCCCGCTTAAGCCGGGCATATTCTCGTCTAAAAATACTATATCGTAATTGTTCTTTTTAACTAATTCAAGCGCAGTATCACCGCTGTTGGCTGTTTGAACATTATAACCTTTGTCAGTTAAAAATAAAACATGCGGTTTTAATAAGTCGATCTCATCATCGGCCCAGAGTATATTTATTTTGTTTTCCATGGAAAAATAATTTAGGAGTTAGGATTTTGGATTAAGGATTTATAAGGTAGCGTTTAATCTAACTTCTGTCTCCTGACTTCGGTCTTCGGTCTTCCGACTCCTGACTTCCGTCTTCGGTCTTCCGACTCCTGACCCTTTCTTATCAATAAAAGTACCTATTTTTGCTTAATGAACGAAAAGTTGAACAAGCGAAAGATTATTAACGATCCGATCTATGGTTTTATTACAATACCGGGCGAAATAATTTTCGACCTGATCGAGCACAGGTACTTTCAGCGTTTGCGGAGGATAAAGCAGCTTGGATTGACCAATTTGGTTTACCCGGGTGCTTTGCACACCCGTTTTCATCATGCTATTGGGGCCATGCACCTGATGGGTGAAGCGATAGAGGTATTGCGGTTTAAAGGGGTTGAAATAACAGGAGAAGAGGAGCAGGCGGCCACAATCGCTATTTTACTGCATGATATAGGTCACGGACCCTTTTCCCACGCGCTTGAGAATAGTATAGTGCATGGAGTTGATCATGAGGATATTTCTGAGCTTTTTATGGATAGGCTGAACGAGGAGTTTAGCGGGAAGTTATCGCTGGCTATCTCTATTTTCAGGAATAAATACAAAAAGAAATTTTTACATCAATTGGTATCCAGCCAGTTGGATGTGGATCGACTTGATTACCTGAAGCGTGATAGTTTTTATACGGGTGTTTCAGAAGGGGTAGTGAGCAGCGACCGTATTATTACCATGATGACTGTAGTTAACAATCAGCTTGTTATCGAAGCAAAAGGGATATATTCCATTGAAAAATTTATTGTGGCCCGAAGGCTCATGTACTGGCAGGTGTATTTGCATAAAACGGTGATAAGTGCTGAAAATATTCTGGTGAATATTTTAAAACGTGCGAAAGAACTGGCTGAAAGGAAGGTGGAATTATTCTGTACCCCCGCGCTTCATGAGTTCTTATACAATAAATACACTAAGAGTGATTTTGTAAGCAACAGCAACTTGCTGAATATTTTTGCTGAACTTGACGATAATGATGTAATGGCATCGATTAAAGTGTGGACAAAACATAGTGATCCTGTGCTCGCCCGTATGTGCGAAAGTTTAATTAACCGCCATTTGTTTCATGTTGAGCTGCAAAATCTGTCGTTTACAGATGCAAGCATAAAAGACTTACGTGCAAAAACAATGAAGAAATATAAGATTACGGAAAAGGACTGTAATTATTTTATTTTTTCAGGTATAGTCGTTAATGATGCTTACCGAACCGATAAAATACGGATCAATATTCTGTTTAAAGACGGTTCTGTGGTTGATATTGCAGAAGCTTCAGATCAATTGAATATTAATGTTTTGTCTAAGACAGTGAAGAAGCATTATTTGTGCTATCCAAAAGATTTGGCACAATAGAGAAGTGACATCGCTTCAGGCAATGTTATCCCTGAGACTTAGGCGTATCTTCCTTTTTTCCTCTCTTATAAATTACCAGCCCATTTAAAAAATTTCGGAGTATCTGATCGCCGCATTCTTTGTAATTTGGGTGATCTTCTTTGCGAAAAAAAGCGCCAAGTTCAGTAGTGGTGACTTTAAAATCGACAAGTTTTAAAATCTCTACTATGTCTGTATCCCTTAATTGTAAGGCAACACGCAATTTTTTAAGGATATCATTATTGGTTAATGGCATTTTTGTCCTGTATTTTTTAGTTTGTAATAGCTGACAACCAACAACTAACAACCACCAACATTTTACTTCATATTATGAAACACATTCTGCACATCATCATCATCTTCCAGCAGGTCGATCAGCTTTTGTACTTCAGCTTCCTGTTCAGATGTAACTTCCTTAAACGTATTGGGTACGCGTTCTTTGTCGGATGATATTACCGTTATTTTTTTTTCTTCCAGAGCCTTTTGCATATTGCCAAATTCGGTGAAGGGGACAGTTATGATCACTTTATTCTCATCCCGGTCAATTTCTTCAAGTCCATGATCGATAAGTTCAAATTCAAGTTCTTCTAAATTACGGTTGCCCAATTCTATTTCAAATACACCTTTGCGATCAAACATAAAGTCGAGCGAACCTGTTTTGCCCAATGTACCTTCGCCTTTACTGAAGCAATGGCGTACATTCGCCACTGTGCGTGTGGGGTTATCAGTTGCTGTTTCGATCACTATTGCTACACCGTGCGGTCCATATCCCTCATAGATCATTTCTTCGTAATCCTTCATATCCTTATTGGTGGCCCGTTTTATAGCGGCATCAATATTGACCTTCGGCATATTCACAGCTTTGGCATTTTGGATGACCAAACGCAAACGCGAATTGGTATCGGGATCGCCGCCGCCCTGTTTGGCAGCCATTGCGATTTCTTTACCTATGCGGGTAAAGGTTTTAGCCATTTTGGCAAAACGTGCAAACATCTTGTGCTTGCGTTTTTCAAATACACGTCCCATGGGGGTTGGAATTAAAAATTAAGAATGTAAAATTAAGAATAATATGTTGAAAATGGTTGTCGGATGTCAGTTGTTTGTTGTTGGGTTTATACTTCAAAATGCAACCAAAAACCAACAACCAACGACTCTTTTATTTATACGGTGATCTCATCTTGTATATAATCATGCCTTATCTTCATCCCACTCTTTCCTGACCTTAGCTTGCATTTTAAAGGCCACATCTGCATAATACAGGTTTTCCACTATCTAATTCCTTAATACTTCCAATAGCGAACGATTTTGTATTTTGCTATCCGTCCATGCTATGTAATTAAACTTTTCCTGATTAGTTTTTTTCTGAGAATTTAGTTTTGTCAATCTTCTTAACTCATTTTTTAAAAGAATGAATTTTTCTACCTCTTTCTTTTTGTTTCCGGCTGACAAATAAAAAGTTCCGAAAAAGCTGATTAAACATTTTTGGAATGCCGTAAGACAATGGTGTTTTACTAAAAATCTTCTTGTATGTTTTGCTTCGTATATAAGATACTCGTAGTTTTTTAATTCAAAATGAACCAGTAAATTAAATAACCTGACTTCGGACTGAATCTCTATTTCACTGCTATTATTTGTATGGTAGTTTAATATGCTATTTGTAAAGTTTAATGCTTCTCTGAAATTCTTCAACAAGAAATGGCTAATAAATAAATTATTCCATAAGGCAAGTCGTAAAACACCCTGTAGTTGTTGAATAGAAATAATTCCACTGATGGTTTCAAAAGCAGTTATTGATTTTTCAGGATGACCACTTTCGTTTCGTAAAGAAATATAATTTATTGTTAAAGGCAAAAATAAATATTCATTATGGATTTTATGCTTCCCTGTGGACATTGATTGAAAGAATTTAAGAGCTTTATTATATAGCAGTTCACAAACGCTATATTTTTTCACTAAAGCATAAATAATTAATAAATTGCTTAAAGCGGTAATGTATTGTGAGGCCCTTATCGTTAATTTTTGTTTGTCTGCTTCAAGAAAGGACACCCATTCTTCCAGTCTTTTAAACATAAGCGAATCATGTTGGCCGGTGTAGTATGAAATAGCGAAATGTCTTTCATAGTATTCGCGTTTTCCATAGAATGTTAGTGCCTTTTTTGATGAAGCGAAAAAATGAGAATTTCTTAATGAAAGCAATTTTTTTTTATTATTTCCATTTACAGATGGCGTTGAACTCAATAGAAGAGTTTTGTTTGCTATTTGTTCAAACTCGTAATTATTTTTTAAATACTTCAAATACGTATTTATTTGTTTTGGCTGTTCATTCATGTAACACTTAAATGCCGATACTTCATATGTTCTTCGGAACAGAATAGTTTTTAAAGAGCAAATTCTTAATAAATAATCGTATTGCTCATTTGCAAGCGCGAGTTTTTCAGCTTTAATTAATTTTTTTATCGCAAGATTGTGCAATCTCTTTTTTATTAAAACATTAATTTCCCTAATTAATTGAATAAGTTCACTGTCGGGGGTGCTGTTTTCGTGATAGTCACACAATGATTTTAATATTGTTTTAGTTAGGTACTTTTTCTCCTTAATGATGTTATTTTTAAACCCCTTTTTTTTTAACTGTATTTTCAATTGTCCTGTACTATATGTTGTTTCCTTTAGACTATTTATACAATCAAAAAGTTTAATATAGCTATACGGCATATCTCTATTCTTTTTCTTAAAAGACCTGCTGTAGGCTTTAAAAAATATTTTTTCAGTACGATCCATTGATTGGATAAGAGTAAGTAGATTATCGTTATTTCGTTTCATGATCGTCAATGTGTTTTATAATTCTAAGGTATTAATAATTTATATAAATCCCGAAATATCTATATTTTAGTTTGGTCCTTTTATCCTAATTATAATTTGATTTTAGCATCCACTTTATTTACATTTATAACAAAATTTATCGAAACTACGGTGTTATGAAACCCTGCTATTTATTTCTACTTGTTATTGTAAATAATTTATATGCACATGCATATCACCAAACGGTCGATTTAAATGTTCGTATGAAAGATGATATGATAGATAAACATGTATTTGGCTTTCAGGAGAACAAAGGACAAATGAAGGATGACCATGGAAATCCGGCTCCGTATGTTTTATTTAAAACCGTTTTTTCAAACCTTAACATTTGGATTACTACCTCCGGACTTACATACGAATTTTTAAAGTTGGGGGAAAATATAGACGATAGCGATAGAGACGGAAGTAATGAGATGAATACTGAAAATTCAGATGAAAAGGTAAATGGCGAGTGGAGTAGAGTGGATATGGTTTTAAAGGGCGCATCCATAAAAGAAGAAAATATTTTTACCGAAGGCGATATTACTGAGGGTGTAGTAAACTATTACCT is a genomic window of Bacteroidota bacterium containing:
- a CDS encoding DUF1456 family protein, producing the protein MPLTNNDILKKLRVALQLRDTDIVEILKLVDFKVTTTELGAFFRKEDHPNYKECGDQILRNFLNGLVIYKRGKKEDTPKSQG
- a CDS encoding bifunctional response regulator/alkaline phosphatase family protein; translated protein: MENKINILWADDEIDLLKPHVLFLTDKGYNVQTANSGDTALELVKKNNYDIVFLDENMPGLSGLETLTKIKNSKPELPVVMITKSEEEHIMEDAIGSKISDYLIKPVNPKQILLSLKKTLDNKRLISEKTTSGYQQDFRNIGMSLSDRLNFNEWCEVYKKLVFWELELDKSKDPSMAEILAMQKTEANKLFGKFIENNYINWLNGKDKNPPLLSHTILKNRLAPLLEKEGPVFVMLIDNLRYDQWKMIQPIVNEYYRVENEEIFSSILPSATQYARNALFAGLMPSEIEKMFPDLWLNDEEEGGKNLHEEELMAAQLKRWGKDIKFSYNKITNLAAGKKLAENISNLLQNKLNIIVYNFVDMMSHARTEMEVIRELANDESAYRSITVSWFEHSPLHHIMKQLAEKKIRLVITTDHGTIKVTEASKLVGDRNVNTNLRYKTGKSMDYVKKDVFEVRNPADAYLPKQHVSSVFVFAKEDMFFAYPNNYNHYVSYYRNTFQHGGVSMEEMLIPYITLEAK
- a CDS encoding YebC/PmpR family DNA-binding transcriptional regulator; this translates as MGRVFEKRKHKMFARFAKMAKTFTRIGKEIAMAAKQGGGDPDTNSRLRLVIQNAKAVNMPKVNIDAAIKRATNKDMKDYEEMIYEGYGPHGVAIVIETATDNPTRTVANVRHCFSKGEGTLGKTGSLDFMFDRKGVFEIELGNRNLEELEFELIDHGLEEIDRDENKVIITVPFTEFGNMQKALEEKKITVISSDKERVPNTFKEVTSEQEAEVQKLIDLLEDDDDVQNVFHNMK
- a CDS encoding HD domain-containing protein, encoding MNEKLNKRKIINDPIYGFITIPGEIIFDLIEHRYFQRLRRIKQLGLTNLVYPGALHTRFHHAIGAMHLMGEAIEVLRFKGVEITGEEEQAATIAILLHDIGHGPFSHALENSIVHGVDHEDISELFMDRLNEEFSGKLSLAISIFRNKYKKKFLHQLVSSQLDVDRLDYLKRDSFYTGVSEGVVSSDRIITMMTVVNNQLVIEAKGIYSIEKFIVARRLMYWQVYLHKTVISAENILVNILKRAKELAERKVELFCTPALHEFLYNKYTKSDFVSNSNLLNIFAELDDNDVMASIKVWTKHSDPVLARMCESLINRHLFHVELQNLSFTDASIKDLRAKTMKKYKITEKDCNYFIFSGIVVNDAYRTDKIRINILFKDGSVVDIAEASDQLNINVLSKTVKKHYLCYPKDLAQ